One segment of Cydia splendana unplaced genomic scaffold, ilCydSple1.2 scaffold_115_ctg1, whole genome shotgun sequence DNA contains the following:
- the LOC134805455 gene encoding uncharacterized protein LOC134805455 produces the protein MLDKALEKTVPLHDAQFGFRSGLSTEAAVLCLKHTVRYYTDRRTPVYACFLDLSKAFDLVSYDLLWKKLSQAAVPGELVELFKFCLWINYTNKAYSALRVLYNNAFRMLMGLPRYCSASGMFAEAHTDDFRAI, from the exons ATGCTTGACAAGGCGCTGGAGAAGACTGTGCCGCTCCATGACGCCCAGTTTGGGTTTAGGTCAGGTCTATCAACAGAGGCTGCAGTTCTGTGCCTTAAGCATACTGTCCGATATTACACAGATCGTAGAACACCAGTTTACGCATGTTTCTTGGACTTATCCAAGGCATTCGACCTGGTGTCCTACGATCTCCTATGGAAAAAGCTAAGCCAAGCTGCGGTACCTGGAGAGCTGGTTGAGCTGTTTAAATTTTG CCTGTGGATCAACTACACGAATAAAGCTTATAGTGCTCTGCGCGTCCTCTACAATAACGCATTTAGGATGCTGATGGGGCTGCCGCGGTACTGCAGTGCCTCGGGGATGTTCGCGGAGGCCCACACGGATGATTTCCGTGCTatttag